The genomic stretch CCGAGTGACTTCGGCTCGTTGAGGCCGCTCGCTTCTGCTTCGGCGCCCTCCTGCGAAAGCTGGCGCGTAAAGTTGCATTCGGGATAGTTGGAACAACCGACGAACGCACCGTACTTGCCGAGCTTCAGTGAGAGTTTCCCGGTGCCGCAGACTTGGCAGGTCCGCGGGTCGCTGCCGTCCTCCCTCTTCGGAAACACCAGCGGTGCAAGCGCCTCGTTGAGCGCATCGAGCACATTGGTGACGCGCAGTTCCTTGGTGTCCTCGATCTGGGCAAAGAAGTCCTTCCAGAAGTCCCGCAGAACTTGCTTCCAGTCGAGTTCGCCCGCCGAAATCCGATCGAGCTTTTCCTCCAGATCTGCTGTGAAATCGTACTCCACATACTTGGTGAAGAAGTTTTCAAGGAAGGCCGTCACCAGTCGGCCTTTGGCCTGCGGGATGAGCTTGCGCTTTTCCGTTGTCACGTATTCCCGGTCGCTCAGGGTCTTCAGCGTTGCTGCATAGGTGGATGGGCGGCCGATGCCGAGCTCTTCCATCTTCTTGATCAGCGACGCTTCCGAGTAGCGCGGCGGCGGCTCCGTGAAATGCTGGCTTGCATTCACATTGTTCTTGTCGAGTTTCTCGCGGGCGTTGATCTCCGGCAGGCGGCCGTCCTCGTCGTCGTCCTCGCCTTTGTCGCCCTCTTCGCGCTGATCCATGTAGGCGCCGAGGAAGCCGTCGAACCGGATGACCGAGCCGACCGCGCGCAGCCCAGCTTTTTCGCCATTGTTATCCGCCAGGATTTCGACCGTTGTTCGCTCAATCTCGGCAGATGCCATCTGGCTGGCAATGCCGCGCTTCCAGATCAGCTCGTAGAGACGCGCTTGGTCCGCGTCGAGGTGGCGACGCACCTTCTCCGGGGTGCGGTTAAAATCGGTGGGCCGGATCGCTTCGTGGGCTTCCTGGGCGTTCTTTGCCTTGGTGGAATAAAAGCGAGGCTTCTCAGGAACGTATCGATCCCCGAACTGCTCCTGGACAGCACGCCGCGCGCCGTCGATCGCCTCCGGTGCCATCTGTACGCCGTCGGTTCGCATATAGGTAATGAGACCGACCGTCTCGCCGCCGATGTCTACGCCCTCATAGAGTTTCTGTGCGACCTGCATCGTTCGCGAGGCATTGAAGCCGAGATTGGAGGAGGCGGCCTGCTGCAGGGTGGATGTGGTGAAGGGCGGACCGGGATTGCGCTTGACCGGCTTTGCCTCGACGCTTTCGACCACGTAGCTCGCTCCTTCGAGCAGGGTCTTGAGGCGATTGGCGTCGTCTCCGGTCTTGATGGAGCGGTTCTGCAGCCGCTTGCCGTCGGCGGAGACCAGTCGAGCCTCGAACTGATCGCCCCGCGGGGTGCTGAGCAGTGCGGAGATATTCCAGTACTCTTCCGAAACGAAGCGTTCGATTTCGGCTTCGCGGTCGCAAACGAGGCGGAGGGCGACGGATTGCACCCGGCCGGCCGAGCGGGCACCTGGCAGCTTGCGCCATAGGACTGGCGACAGGTTGAAGCCGACAAGGTAGTCGAGGGCGCGGCGGGCGAGATAGGCGTCCACAAGCGGGGCATCGATATCCCGCGGCGCGGCCATGGCGTCAAGGACGGCCTTCTTGGTGATGGCGTTGAAGACGACGCGCTTGACGGGCTTGTCCCCCAGCACGCGCCTCTTCTTGAGAAGATCGAGAACGTGCCAGGAAATGGCCTCGCCTTCGCGATCAGGGTCGGTCGCGAGGAACAGGCCGTCGGATCCCTTGACCGCGTCGGCAATGTCCTTGATGCGCTTCTGTGACGCGCTGTCGACTTCCCAGGACATCTCGAAGTCCTGGTCTGGAAGAACCGATCCGTCCTTGGCGGGCAGGTCGCGAACATGACCAAAGGATGCGAGAACCTTGTAGCCGGGCCCGAGATACTTGTTGATGGTCTTGGCCTTGGCCGGAGATTCGACGACGACAACGTTCATGGAGTTTCTCTGCATGGTGCATTTCCGGACGCCGGGACAGGTTCCCGACCGGATGTTGGTTCCGACATGGATGGCGTTTGAGCCGTGGTCAAGTGCTGAAGCCAATTTAAGCACTACAACGCAATGCAACCTAGAGGAGATTGTACTTAAGATTGCAATCCAAGATAAATGCTTTATCCTGTCTCCATCAAAGGTAGTTCATCCACTGGATGGCAGGGGCAACGGGATCAACCATGCGTTCGGATCGTGCCGGTTTGGAGGACAAGGAGGCGATCGCCTACATCCGTCAGATGCTGGGTGAACTGCATCAGGTTGCACGCCAGGAAGGGGCGGACATGCTCTGCTACCTGATCGAGATGGCCTATGTCGAAGCGGGCGACGTCCATGCGGGCCGACGACCACGTTCAGTCGCTCATGGAGAGCGAGACAAGACCCCCGGCATGACGATGTAGCCGCCCCGCAAGATCAAGCTCCAGAAGCACAAGATAGACGGCCGACGCGGACAAGCCTGTATGTCGGATGATGTCGTCGACCTCGACCGGGCTCGGGCCGAGGGATGAGATGATTGTCGCGCGGTCGCTGTCGTCGGGCGGAAGAAGCGCCGCAGCTCCGTCATCATCACCCGACTCCTCGATCATCGTCTCACCGTGGCCTTCGAGCCGCGCGAGAGGGGCCAGCGCCTCGAGAACATCTTCGGATGACGTGGTAACGATCGCGCCTTCCTTCAGCAGTGCATTCGTGCCGCGGCATCGGGGATCCAGTGGCGATCCGGGGACAGCAAAGACAAGTCGACCAAAGTCTCCCGCCATTCTTGCAGTAATAAGCGAACCCGACCTCTGCGCGGCCTCGACGACAACGACCCCATGCGAAATGCCCGCGATCAGCCTGTTCCGGCGCGGGAAGTCGCGCGCCCGCGGTTCCCATCCGAAGGGCATTTCGCTAACGGCAAGTCCTTCACCCGCGATGATCTCCTTCAGGAGCGGCACATTCTCGGGCGGATAAGGCTGATCCAGTCCCCCGGCAAGCACTGCGATCGTGCCCGTTTCCATGCTCGCCCGGTGGGCGGCAGTGTCGATGCCGCGGGCAAGTCCGGAGGTGACGGCGTAGCCGACGCGGCCGACGTCGCGGGCGATCATCGCTGCGAACTTCGCACCGCTGATCGAGGCATTTCGAGAGCCGACGATCCCGACCGACGGCCTCAACGCCACCGGCGAATGTCCCATCACCGCAAGAAGCGGTGGGGCGCCATCGATCTGCCTGAGCGCCGGCGGATAATCGGGCTCGCCTATGCCGACGAAGCGGGCACCATGGCGGCGGGCCGCATCCAGTTCCCGTTCGGCATCCTCTTTCGAGGCGATGCGGATGGTGCGGGAGGCGCCGCCGCGGCTGGACAGTTCCGGCAGCATGGCAAGCGCATTTTCGGCGGAGCCGAAGTGGTTGATGAGGTCGCGGAAGGTGGCCGGCCCGACATTGTCGCTGCGGATGAGGCGGAGCCAGGCGATCCTTTGCCTGTCGGTGAGCGCAATTCCCTGTCGTCTTGCGCCGCCGTCAGGCATCGCTATCCCTTCTGGCCGATCTTGCCTTCCGTGCCCGCCAGAAGCCTCTTGATATTGGTCTCGTGCCGCCACCAGGAAACTGCCGTCATGATCGCCATGACAAGGGCAACCTTTTCGCTGCCTACTATCCACAATGCAACCGGAATCACAAGGGTTGCAACCAATGCGGACAGTGACGAATATTTGCTGATGAAGGCGACGGTAAGCCACACGACGGCGAAGACCAGCACCCAGACCGGAGCAACCCCGAGCAGCATGCCGATATAGGTCGCCACGCCCTTGCCACCCTTGAAGCCCAACCAGACGGGGAAAAGGTGTCCGAGAAAGGCGCCG from Pseudorhizobium banfieldiae encodes the following:
- the topA gene encoding type I DNA topoisomerase — translated: MNVVVVESPAKAKTINKYLGPGYKVLASFGHVRDLPAKDGSVLPDQDFEMSWEVDSASQKRIKDIADAVKGSDGLFLATDPDREGEAISWHVLDLLKKRRVLGDKPVKRVVFNAITKKAVLDAMAAPRDIDAPLVDAYLARRALDYLVGFNLSPVLWRKLPGARSAGRVQSVALRLVCDREAEIERFVSEEYWNISALLSTPRGDQFEARLVSADGKRLQNRSIKTGDDANRLKTLLEGASYVVESVEAKPVKRNPGPPFTTSTLQQAASSNLGFNASRTMQVAQKLYEGVDIGGETVGLITYMRTDGVQMAPEAIDGARRAVQEQFGDRYVPEKPRFYSTKAKNAQEAHEAIRPTDFNRTPEKVRRHLDADQARLYELIWKRGIASQMASAEIERTTVEILADNNGEKAGLRAVGSVIRFDGFLGAYMDQREEGDKGEDDDEDGRLPEINAREKLDKNNVNASQHFTEPPPRYSEASLIKKMEELGIGRPSTYAATLKTLSDREYVTTEKRKLIPQAKGRLVTAFLENFFTKYVEYDFTADLEEKLDRISAGELDWKQVLRDFWKDFFAQIEDTKELRVTNVLDALNEALAPLVFPKREDGSDPRTCQVCGTGKLSLKLGKYGAFVGCSNYPECNFTRQLSQEGAEAEASGLNEPKSLGADPHTGEELTLRSGRFGPYIQRGEGKDAKRSSLPKGWKPEEIDHEKALALINLPRDIGKHPESGKMISAGLGRYGPFLLHDGTYANLESVEDVFTIGLNRAVTVLAEKQSKGPGGRGRGTPAALKTLGDHPDGGAITVRDGRYGPYVNWGKVNATLPKGKDPQAVTLDEALALIAEKGGKAGSGKAKTTKAKAATGTKKTAAKPKAAAKPKAPAKTATKAKKTGT
- the dprA gene encoding DNA-processing protein DprA; translated protein: MPDGGARRQGIALTDRQRIAWLRLIRSDNVGPATFRDLINHFGSAENALAMLPELSSRGGASRTIRIASKEDAERELDAARRHGARFVGIGEPDYPPALRQIDGAPPLLAVMGHSPVALRPSVGIVGSRNASISGAKFAAMIARDVGRVGYAVTSGLARGIDTAAHRASMETGTIAVLAGGLDQPYPPENVPLLKEIIAGEGLAVSEMPFGWEPRARDFPRRNRLIAGISHGVVVVEAAQRSGSLITARMAGDFGRLVFAVPGSPLDPRCRGTNALLKEGAIVTTSSEDVLEALAPLARLEGHGETMIEESGDDDGAAALLPPDDSDRATIISSLGPSPVEVDDIIRHTGLSASAVYLVLLELDLAGRLHRHAGGLVSLSMSD
- the plsY gene encoding glycerol-3-phosphate 1-O-acyltransferase PlsY, yielding MNELLNWQIAAGAAAASIALGYLLGSIPFGLLLTRMAGLGDIRSIGSGNIGATNVLRTGNKKLAAATLLLDALKATAAALAGYYIAGPEAGLLAGFGAFLGHLFPVWLGFKGGKGVATYIGMLLGVAPVWVLVFAVVWLTVAFISKYSSLSALVATLVIPVALWIVGSEKVALVMAIMTAVSWWRHETNIKRLLAGTEGKIGQKG